Genomic segment of Cryomorphaceae bacterium:
TTTACACCCATCGCAGAAAATGCGCTGGAGCACGCCATCGCTGTTGCCAAAACCATTGGCGGAGAAATTGCGCTTCTTCACATCGTTCCTAAAAAATCGCATGTGGAGGAGGGCCGCACCAAGCTTAATATGTTAATTGAGCGCTTCGCTGAAATCAACCACGTAATCAGCATCAAACCGGTTATCCGTGTGGGTACAATCTTTGAAGACATTGGAGACGTAGCTGAAGAGCTTGAAGCCGAATTGATTCTAATGGGCACACATGGGCTTCGCGGTATGCAGTTCATTACCGGAAGCCACGCGTTGAAAGTTATTACAAGCAGTTCAACGCCTTTTGTGGTTGTGCAAGAGAGCAAAATCAAAGAAAGCGGATACGACGACATCATTGTTCCTTTGGACTTAAGCAAGGAAACCAAACAAAAGCTCAGCATTGTGGCCCAGATGGCTAAATACTTCAAGTCCAGGGTACACCTTATGATTCCGC
This window contains:
- a CDS encoding universal stress protein, whose translation is MYIWRVNLSITTMSKTIIVPTDFTPIAENALEHAIAVAKTIGGEIALLHIVPKKSHVEEGRTKLNMLIERFAEINHVISIKPVIRVGTIFEDIGDVAEELEAELILMGTHGLRGMQFITGSHALKVITSSSTPFVVVQESKIKESGYDDIIVPLDLSKETKQKLSIVAQMAKYFKSRVHLMIPRENDEFLKNQLDRNLNYAKQYFSDEGIEFTTKVSEEKSGDFDEGIVAYAKEINADLIAIMNLAANSLVGMLGSGYVQRILTNDAQVPVLIVNPISTTISKTFFRAMGG